A single genomic interval of Gemmatimonadetes bacterium SCN 70-22 harbors:
- a CDS encoding acylhydrolase has product MRRTTAALQVALLALALVVAGPAAGRAQQGDWANLARYREANIALGAPAPGDARVVFMGNSITEGWAPYFATMFPGKQYVGRGISGQTTPQMLVRFRQDVIALRPAVVVILAGTNDIAGNTGPSTLEMIEDNLASMAELAQANGIRVVLSSVLPVWDYPWKRGVEPAPRIVALNDWMRRYAASRGMVYLDYHSAMADERNGLRADLSGDGVHPNEAGYRVMAPLAEAAIAEALRSK; this is encoded by the coding sequence ATGCGTCGTACGACAGCGGCACTGCAGGTCGCGCTCCTCGCCTTGGCCCTCGTCGTCGCCGGGCCGGCGGCGGGTCGGGCCCAACAAGGCGACTGGGCCAACCTGGCGCGGTACCGAGAGGCCAATATCGCGCTCGGCGCCCCAGCCCCCGGCGACGCGCGAGTCGTCTTCATGGGGAACTCGATCACGGAGGGGTGGGCGCCGTATTTCGCCACGATGTTCCCCGGCAAGCAATACGTGGGGCGGGGGATCAGCGGGCAGACGACGCCGCAGATGCTGGTGCGCTTTCGCCAGGACGTGATCGCCCTCAGGCCGGCCGTGGTCGTGATCCTTGCCGGGACCAACGACATTGCCGGCAACACGGGGCCGTCGACGCTCGAGATGATCGAGGACAACCTGGCGTCGATGGCCGAGCTGGCCCAGGCCAATGGGATCCGCGTGGTCCTCTCGTCGGTGCTCCCGGTCTGGGACTATCCGTGGAAGCGAGGGGTGGAGCCGGCGCCAAGGATCGTGGCGCTGAATGACTGGATGAGGCGCTACGCAGCGTCACGCGGCATGGTGTACCTCGACTATCACTCGGCGATGGCCGACGAGCGGAACGGGCTGCGCGCCGATCTGTCCGGCGACGGGGTGCACCCTAACGAGGCGGGATACCGGGTGATGGCGCCGTTGGCGGAAGCGGCGATCGCGGAGGCGTTGCGCTCGAAGTAG